In Mycobacteriales bacterium, a single genomic region encodes these proteins:
- a CDS encoding class E sortase, translating into MSVDAPFAPPTDVPEPRMASEPPPARREPLPVSVKVVFSSIAGLAAVAVFLAVYALGLSALQEQRSQHQLYASLRGLLSPSSPVAPRIGGVIPPGTPVALINAPAAGLHNVVVVEGTSSGDLLAGPGHLRDSPLPGQAGQSLILGKSVTAGAPFRHVTAFRTGDPITVTTGQKTFTFHVIDQRVGGSPLPALPSGGALLTLVTSTGSGWLGHLAPSHVVYVDATLVGRPVATPAGRPVAVPVSELPGRSDPGAWPYLILWLQGLVLAGVGAVGAWMRWGRWQTWLVAIPVLLGVLWGISQESMHLLPNLL; encoded by the coding sequence GTGAGCGTCGACGCGCCGTTCGCGCCACCCACCGACGTGCCCGAGCCACGCATGGCGTCGGAGCCGCCGCCGGCCCGGCGTGAGCCGCTTCCCGTTTCGGTCAAGGTCGTGTTCTCGAGCATCGCCGGGCTGGCCGCGGTTGCGGTTTTCCTGGCCGTGTACGCGCTCGGGCTCAGCGCGCTGCAGGAGCAGCGCAGCCAGCATCAGCTCTATGCCTCGCTGCGCGGCCTGCTCTCGCCCTCGAGCCCGGTCGCGCCGCGCATCGGGGGAGTGATCCCGCCCGGCACGCCGGTCGCACTGATCAATGCTCCGGCCGCCGGCCTGCACAACGTGGTCGTCGTCGAGGGCACGTCGTCCGGGGATCTCCTGGCCGGCCCTGGTCATCTGCGCGACTCGCCGCTTCCCGGCCAGGCCGGGCAGTCGCTGATTCTCGGCAAGAGCGTCACTGCCGGTGCGCCGTTCCGCCACGTGACGGCGTTCCGGACCGGTGATCCGATCACCGTCACCACTGGGCAGAAGACCTTCACCTTCCACGTCATCGATCAGCGAGTGGGTGGATCGCCGCTGCCGGCGCTGCCTTCGGGCGGTGCGTTGCTGACCCTCGTCACATCGACCGGATCAGGCTGGCTCGGGCATCTGGCACCCAGCCACGTCGTGTACGTCGACGCGACTCTCGTCGGTCGTCCGGTCGCGACTCCAGCCGGCCGCCCGGTCGCCGTACCCGTCTCGGAGCTGCCGGGGCGGAGCGACCCCGGTGCCTGGCCCTACCTGATCCTGTGGCTGCAGGGGCTCGTGCTCGCGGGGGTCGGCGCGGTGGGGGCGTGGATGCGGTGGGGGCGCTGGCAGACCTGGCTGGTGGCGATCCCGGTGCTGCTCGGCGTGCTCTGGGGGATCAGCCAGGAGAGCATGCACCTGCTTCCGAACCTGCTCTGA